A genome region from Panicum virgatum strain AP13 chromosome 4K, P.virgatum_v5, whole genome shotgun sequence includes the following:
- the LOC120703025 gene encoding protein CREG1-like, whose protein sequence is MLPPARFVLAAALLVLRLPAPAPVSAARPIVADKPAPSEATATARWLAARNTWGVLSTISSDLNGAPFGNVVSYSDGLPGEGHGIPYFYLTTLDPTARDALEDERTSFTLSEFPLGTCGKIDPENPTCSKLTLTGKLKLVDLQSSEADLAKSALFTKHPEMKDWPKNHDFKIFKLEIENIFLIDWFGGPKPISPSQYLEFGRNQQSVMSS, encoded by the exons ATGCTGCCCCCTGCTCGcttcgtcctcgccgccgccctcctcgtcctccgGCTACCGGCGCCTGCTCCGGTCTCAGCCGCCCGCCCAATCGTCGCCGACAAGCCTGCCCCCTCCGAGGCCACCGCCACTGCTAGGTGGCTCGCCGCACGGAACACGTGGGGTGTCCTCAG CACAATATCAAGTGACCTAAACGGGGCTCCTTTTGG CAATGTAGTTTCATATAGTGATGGGCTACCGGGTGAGGGTCATGGAATTCCATACTTCTACCTGACAACTCTGGATCCCACTGCAAGGGATGCACTGGAGGATGAAAGGACCTCCTTCACCCTGAGCGAGTTCCCTCTTGGGACATGTGGGAAGATTGATCCTGAAAACCCCACTTGTTCAAAACTTACTCTTACTGGAAAG TTGAAGTTGGTTGACCTGCAGTCATCTGAAGCAGATTTGGCCAAGTCAGCACTTTTCACCAAACATCCTGAAATGAAAG ATTGGCCAAAGAACCATGATTTCAAGATCTTCAAATTGGAAATTGAAAACATATTTTTGATTGATTGGTTTGGCGGTCCTAAACCCATATCCCCCTCCCAGTACCTTGAATTCGGAAG GAACCAGCAATCAGTGATGTCATCATAA
- the LOC120703024 gene encoding U-box domain-containing protein 39-like, with amino-acid sequence MATGTGRPWWAPPPFPTPPSSFTADPPEEFLCPISGSLMADPVVVPPGQTFERACIQACAALAFSPPAVAADLAASASSSTPLVLVPNVALRTAILNWCDRLGLPHPAPLPPATAHDIVRRLMPPQSEDPSSKSQRSQGQAAASARVRRQSVDGFVQEPSSRQRGDALEEEIMAVLGAEGATPAEQASALASLRQATRENKEVRRQLCTPRLLAALRPMLLSADAGVQVNAAAAVVNLSLEPENKVRIVRSGAVSPLVDVLRGGHPEARDHAAGAVYSLAVEDENRAAIGVLGAIPPLLELFAGAAAGYRARREAGMALYHVSLSGMNRSKIARAPGAVRTLLAAAEARDRSSEADAAALRRLAVMVLANLAGCPDGRAALMDGGAVAAVVRLMLSGSAAPGSAEEEYCISTLYGMSRGSMRFRGLARAAGVEAALQSVAEGGGGVGRDMARRTLRAMRGEDDDAPVTATGLLGRQWDDGSVVSEGLVSIRRPPHRSNYAGPSGSNTTQF; translated from the coding sequence ATGGCGACGGGCACCGGCCGGCCCtggtgggcgccgccgccgttccccaCCCCGCCGTCGTCGTTCACGGCCGACCCGCCGGAGGAGTTCCTCTGCCCGATCTCGGGCTCGCTGATGGCGGACCCGGTCGTCGTGCCGCCGGGCCAGACCTTCGAGCGCGCCTGCATCCAGGCCTGCGCCGCGCTCGCCTTCTCcccacccgccgtcgccgccgacctcgccgcgtCCGCCTCCTCGTCGACCCCGCTCGTGCTCGTCCCCAACGTCGCGCTCCGCACCGCCATCCTCAACTGGTGCGACCGCCTCGGGCTGCCGCACCcggccccgctgccgccggccaccgcccacgACATCGTCCGCCGCCTCATGCCGCCGCAGAGCGAGGACCCGAGCTCCAAGTCGCAGCGGTCGCAGGGAcaggccgccgcctcggcccgGGTTAGGAGGCAGAGCGTCGACGGCTTCGTGCAGGAACCCAGCTCCAGGCAGAGGGGTGACGCTCTGGAGGAAGAGATCATGGCCGTGCTCGGGGCGGAGGGCGCCACCCCCGCGGAGCAGGCGTCGGCGTTGGCGTCGCTGCGGCAGGCGACGCGGGAGAACAAGGAGGTGAGGAGGCAGCTCTGCACGCCGCGCCTCCTCGCGGCGCTGCGCCCGATGCTGCTCTCGGCCGACGCCGGCGTCCAGGtcaacgccgcggcggcggtggtcaaCCTGTCGCTGGAGCCCGAGAACAAGGTGCGGATCGTGCGGTCCGGCGCGGTGTCGCCGCTCGTCGACGTGCTCCGCGGCGGCCACCCGGAGGCGCGCGACCACGCCGCGGGCGCCGTGTACAGCCTCGCCGTGGAGGACGAGAACCGCGCCGCCATCGGCGTGCTGGGCGCGATCCCGCCGCTGCTGGAGCtgttcgccggcgccgccgcggggtacCGCGCGCGGCGCGAGGCCGGGATGGCGCTCTACCACGTCTCCCTCTCCGGGATGAACCGGTCCAAGATCGCGCGCGCGCCGGGCGCCGTGCGGACGCTCCTCGCGGCCGCGGAGGCGCGGGACCGCAGCAGtgaggccgacgccgccgcgctgcggAGACTGGCCGTGATGGTCCTGGCGAACCTGGCCGGCTGCCCCGACGGGCGCGCCGCCCtgatggacggcggcgcggtggccgcgGTCGTCAGGCTGATGCTCAgcggctccgccgcgccggggaGCGCGGAGGAGGAGTACTGCATATCGACGCTGTACGGGATGAGCCGAGGCAGCATGAGGTTCCGGGGgctcgcgcgcgcggcgggagtCGAGGCGGCGCTGCAGTCGGtggccgagggcggcggcggcgtgggccggGACATGGCGAGGCGCACGCTGCGGGCCATGCGtggggaggacgacgacgccCCGGTCACGGCCACCGGGCTGCTCGGGCGGCAGTGGGACGACGGGAGCGTCGTTTCGGAGGGGCTCGTGTccatccgccggccgccgcaccggAGCAACTACGCCGGGCCGTCCGGGTCAAACACGACCCAGTTCTGA
- the LOC120703027 gene encoding putative DNA glycosylase At3g47830: MPRKPKRKAPASPAARDASPEPYPTHASPSPAQCLAVRDALLGFHGFPEEFAPFRRLRLGGSGDSPPPPPPTVLDGLVTTLLSQNTTEAISRRAFASLKAAFPSWDQVVDEEGTRLEDAIRCGGLAATKAARIRAMLRGVRERRGKICLEYLRELSVDEVKRELSHFKGIGPKTVACVLMFYLQKDDFPVDTHVLRITKAMGWVPVTASREKAYIHLNNKIPDDLKFDLNCLIVTHGKLCQTCAKKMGGEKSKVPNAACPLASYYCVGEKLQQ, translated from the exons ATGCCCCGGAAGCCCAAGCGGAAGGCtccggcctcgccggcggcgcgcgacgcCTCGCCGGAACCCTACCCCACCCACGCCTCCCCTTCCCCGGCGCAGTGCCTGGCCGTCCGCGACGCGCTGCTCGGGTTCCACGGCTTCCCCGAGGAGTTCGCGCccttccgccgcctccgcctcggtgGCAGCGGTGactctccgccgcctccgccccccaCCGTCCTCGACGGGCTCGTCACCACCCTCCTCTCCCAGAACACCACCGAGGCCATCTCCCGCCGCGCCTTCGCCTCCCTCAAGGCCGCATTCCCCTCCTGGGACCAG GTGGTGGACGAGGAGGGGACGAGGCTGGAGGACGCCATCCGGTgcggcgggctggcggcgaCGAAGGCGGCGAGGATACGGGCGATGCTGAGGGGCGTGAGGGAGCGGAGGGGCAAGATTTGCCTCGAGTACCTGCGGGAACTGTCGGTGGATGAGGTGAAGAGGGAGCTGTCGCATTTCAAAGGGATCGGGCCGAAGACC GTGGCGTGCGTGCTGATGTTCTATCTTCAGAAAGATGATTTCCCAGTAGATACTCAT GTACTTCGCATTACAAAGGCTATGGGTTGGGTTCCTGTAACAGCTAGCAGGGAGAAGGCATACATTCATCTAAATAATAAAATCCCAGATGATctgaaatttgatttgaattgtCTTATTGTAACTCATGGGAAGCTTTGCCAAACATGTGCCAAAAAGATGGGAGGTGAGAAAAGCAAGGTTCCCAATGCTGCCTGTCCACTAGCAAGTTACTATTGTGTTGGTGAAAAGCTTCAGCAGTAG
- the LOC120703019 gene encoding protein JINGUBANG-like: MSCSRQKNQGHDVSETEQTISFSSQSSHPSLQHSPNPSLSPCLYQCIATLKGNSSYVSSLAVDGDSLYIASSDGHLRLWPLDMAMDAQRAEQSSSTVAVTNSSIKCVIATGNGGLVSSHQDGKIRVWHPAARRNGHLALRTVLPTAADRLRTFLFPGSYVEVRRHRKRTWVHHADAVAALALSPDGAEMYSVSWDRSLKVWRLPSLRCAQSVAAAHGDAINAVAASADGHVFTGSADGTVRAWRRRPGQRKLSLAGTMERHTAAVNALALGVGGTVLYSGACDRCVVVWECCAGGGVAAAAAATLRGHTKAVLCLAAAGDVVCSGSADRTVRVWRRGAAEAGSTYTCLAVLDSHAGAVKSLALVRKPGGDHDDGPCDGCCCSAAHVCSGSLDCDVKIWRVTVSCLRVP, from the coding sequence ATGAGTTGTAGTAGGCAAAAAAACCAAGGCCATGATGTGTCTGAGACGGAACAAACCATTTCATTCTCGTCGCAATCGAGTCACCCTTCCTTGCAGCACTCCCCGAACCCAAGCCTGAGCCCATGCCTCTACCAGTGCATTGCCACTCTCAAAGGTAACTCATCCTATGTCTCCAGCCTCGCCGTCGATGGTGACTCGCTCTACATAGCCTCGTCGGATGGCCACCTCAGGCTGTGGCCGCTGGACATGGCCATGGACGCACAACGAGCCGAGCAGTCCAGCTCTACGGTTGCAGTCACCAACAGTTCCATAAAGTGTGTCATCGCCACCGGCAACGGCGGCCTCGTCAGCTCGCACCAGGACGGCAAGATCAGGGTGTGGCATCCCGCCGCCCGGAGGAACGGCCACCTCGCCCTGCGCACCGTCCTGCcgaccgccgccgaccgcctgcgCACGTTCCTGTTCCCCGGCAGCTACGTGGAGGTCCGGCGGCACCGGAAGCGCACCTGGGTGCACCACGCCGACGCGGTCGCCGCGCTCGCGCTGTCCCCGGACGGCGCGGAGATGTACTCCGTGTCGTGGGACCGGAGCCTCAAGGTGTGGCGGCTGCCGAGCCTCCGCTGCGCCCAGTccgtcgcggcggcgcacggcgacgCCATCAACGCCGTGGCCGCGTCGGCCGACGGGCACGTGTTCACCGGCTCGGCCGACGGGACGGTCAGGGCGTGGCGGCGCCGCCCAGGGCAGAGGAAGCTCTCGCTGGCCGGCACCATGGAGCGCCACACGGCGGCGGTGAACGCGCTGGCGCTCGGCGTGGGCGGGACGGTGCTGTACTCCGGCGCGTGCGACCGGTGCGTCGTGGTGTGGGAGTGCTGCGCgggcggtggcgtggcggccgccgccgccgccacgctcaGGGGCCACACGAAGGCCGTGCtgtgcctggccgccgccggggacgtGGTGTGCAGTGGCTCGGCGGACAGGACGGTGAGGGTGTGGAGGAGGGGAGCGGCAGAGGCGGGCTCAACCTACACCTGTCTGGCAGTGCTGGACAGCCATGCCGGAGCGGTGAAGAGCTTGGCGTTGGTGAGGAAACCGGGAGGTGATCACGACGACGGCCCGTGCGACGGgtgctgctgctctgcagctCATGTCTGCAGCGGATCGCTGGACTGTGACGTGAAGATTTGGAGAGTGACCGTTTCCTGCTTACGAGTGCCGTAG